The window CGTCATAGACACCGTGGCGCGACCCTGTCACCAGCCAGCCATCGGCCTCCGTCGCGTTTGCGGGCATTTCCCCGCCAACGACATCGACAGCGAAGAACTCCAATTCCGCATCAACGGCGCCCAGCATCGCGGCGAACAGATCAGGGTATTCGCCAAATTCGGCGGCCAGTTTCTCGTTGACGTTGCCCGTTTTCAGAATGCCAATGCGCATGTCCGTCTCCTCAGCGAATGCTGGCCGCCGGTACGAAATCCAGCCCTTCCGCCAGCGGCTTGTCCTTGGCCACCTCGCCGTGAATCCATTCGCGGAACTGGCGGATGGCGGGGCGGGTTTCCTGGCCCTTAGGGCAGACAAGACGGAACATGGCGTCGGTTGTCAATGCCAGCCGGAACGGCGCCACCAGTGCGCCCGTCCGCAGCAGGTTGAGCGAGATCGAACTGCGCCCCAGCACCACGCCCGCCCCCTCCAGCGCCAGGTCCAGCGCATGGTCCGCTTGGCTGAAACGCGGTCCCTTCAGCACTCCGTGCGCCACACCCGCCGCCTTCAGCCAACGCTCCCAGTTCGGCACCACCGGCAGGAAGCGCAGGCTGTCGTCATGGATCAGTGTCTCCTTCATGAGGTCCGCCGGTTCCTTTACCCGTTCGGCGACATCCGGGCGCATCATCGGTGTCAGGAAACCGTCGTAAAGCGGCTCGGAAAACAGATCCTCGTCCTGGCCCAGCCCATACCGGATGGAAATGTCCACCTCCTCGCGGTCGAAATCCATCATCCGCAGTGTCGCCACGAATCGCAGTTCGATCTCCGGATGGGCGGCGGCGAAATTGTAGAGCCTTGGCGCCAGCCACTTCGCCGTAAAGGCCGGCCCCGCTGTAACCACCAATGTCGAACTGTCCTGCAACCGGCGCGCCCCGCGCCAGCCACGCCGCAGCGCCTCGAACCCTTCGGTCGCGTCCGGAAGCAAGACCCGCCCCGCCTCCGTCAACTCCACCGCCCGGTTCAGCCGCCGGAACAACGGCGCGCCCAGATGTTCCTCCAGGTTCTTGATCTGGAAGCTCAGCGCTGCCGGTGTCACCGCCAGTTCATCTGCCGCTCTGGCGAAGCTCAGATGCCGCGCCGCCGCCTCGAAGGCACGCAGGGCATTCAGAGGTGGCAGGCGGTCGGGCATCGCATTCACTTAAGATAAACTGAACTGAAACTGCAGAAACTCTCGTTTGTAGGTCAATGCAGAAAGCATCATATTCCTACCAGACAGATTAACACCAGACAAACAGAACTTGTTTGAAAAGGAGTTTCCCGATGGAAAACCCGCACATTCCACACCCCTCGACCCATGACATCCGCCGCGCCATCGACCGTGCCCATCAGGAGCGTGCGGATGCGCTCCGCCATGGGTTCAGGGCATTCGCCCGGTTATTCTCTCGTCGCGCAGATCTGGCCCACGCGATCCCTGCAGAATGAAGAAGGGCCGGCGCACCTGCCGGCCCTTGCACCTGAAATCGCTATGGCTCACACGAAGAACTGCGCTCCGTTCGCAGAAATCGTGGAGCCATTGATGAAGCCCGCGTCGTCGGAGGCGAGGAAGGCCACGCAGCGCGCAATCTCCTCCGGCTCGCCCAGCCGACCAGCCGGAATTTGGCCGATGATGCTCTCGCGCACCTTCTCGGGCACCGCCATCACCATCTCCGTCGCGATATAGCCCGGGCAGATGGCATTCGCCGTGATGCCCGCCCGCGCGCCTTCCTGCGCGAGGCTCTTCACGATGCCGAGGTCGCCCGCCTTGGTGGCGGCATAGTTTACCTGCGCGAACTGGCCCTTCTGGCCGTTGATCGAGGAAATCACGATGACGCGGCCGAACTTCCGCTCCCGCATACCGGGCCAGACCGGATGCACGGTGTTGAATACGCCTGTCAGGTTGGTGTCGATCACCGCGTTCCACTGTTCCGGTGTCATCTTGTGAAATGGCGCGTCCTTGGTGATCCCGGCATTCGCCACGACAACTTCGATCGGGCCGAGATCCGCCTCCACCTGGTCGATCCCGGCTTTTGAAGCTTCGTAATCTGCCACATTCCACTTGTAGGTCTTGATCCCGGTCTCGTCCGAAAATGCCTTCGCGGCCTCGTCATTGCCGGCGTAGCTTGCCGCAACGCTGTAGCCCGCATCCTTCAATGCTCTGGATATGGCCGCGCCGATGCCGCGCGATCCGCCAGTTACGAGTGCAACCCGTCCCATTGTCTGATCTCCCTAGGTTAGTCTTTTTAAGTTTAGGCAGGGTGCATGATCTGCACCCTGATCTGCATCACGACTTCAGTCGCGTTCAACGCACAGTGCAACACCCATGCCGCCACCGATACACAGCGTGGCGAGGCCTTTCTTGGCATCGCGGCGCTGCATTTCGAACAAAAGCGTGTTCAGCACCCGGCAGCCGCTGGCGCCAATCGGGTGGCCGATGGCGATGGCGCCGCCGTTCACGTTCACCTTCGCCGGGTCCCAGCCCATGTCCTTGTTGACTGCGCAGGCCTGGGCCGCGAAGGCCTCGTTGGCTTCGATCAGGTCGAGATCCTCGACCTTCCAGCCCGCCTTTTCCAGCGCCTTGCGGCTGGCATAGATCGGACCGACGCCCATGATCGAAGGGTCGAGCCCGGCCGTGGCGTAGGAGGCGATGCGGGCGAGCGGCTGGATGCCCCGCTTCTCCGCATTTTCCGCGCTCATCAGCAGCGTCGCCGCCGCGCCGTCGTTCAGGCCGGAGGCATTGGCCGCTGTTACCGTGCCGTCCTTTGAGAAGGCGGGGCGGAGCTTCTGCATCGCTTCCATCGTGGCACCATGGCGGATGTATTCGTCATCCTCGACCACAACGTCGCCCTTGCGGGTCTTGACCGTGAACGGCGCGATCTCGTCCTTGAACTTGCCGGCCTTCTGCGCAGCCTCCGCCTTGTTCTGGCTGGCAACAGCGAATTCGTCCTGCGCCTCGCGGCTGATCTGCCATTTCTCCGCAACGTTCTCGGCGGTCGTACCCATGTGGTAATCGTTGAATGCGTCCCAGAGCCCATCCTTGATCATCGTGTCGGTGAAGCTCATGTCGCCCATCTTCTTGCCGTTGCGCAGGTTCGCGGCATGGGGGGCGAGACTCATGTTCTCCTGCCCGCCGGCAATGACGATATCGGCGTCACCCAGCATCACATGCTGCGCGCCCAGTGCCACCGCCCGCAGGCCGGAACCGCACACCTGGTTGATGCCCCAGGCGGCCGATTCCTTCGGCAATCCGGCAAGTATATGCGCCTGCCGCGCCGGGTTCTGGCCCTGTCCGGCAGTCAGCACCTGCCCGAGAATGGTCTCGGAGACCTCCTCGGCGGCCACGCCGGCACGTTCCAGTACCGCTCCGATCACCGATGCGCCCAATTCGTGGGCCGGCGTATTGCCGAATGCGCCTCCGAAGCTGCCAACAGCCGTTCGCGCTGCCGATGCGATCACAATGTTCGTCATGTCGTCCCCCGATATGTTCTAAGGCGGAAAGGTCCCGATATCTCTGGCGGCAGACTGGCCGGGGAGGGGGCCGCCTTCCCATGTCACAGATCGCCGCACTCCTTCAGACTATGGTAGCGCCGAAAGAAATGCCACTACCGGATCGACAACTTCCCGTCGTGAATTGCGGCTGACCACCATGCCGACATGCCCAAGCCCGGTTTCCAGCGTCAGCGGTGCGGGCAGGCGGCGGGTCAGCGGACGGGTGGTGGCAGACGTGGCAATGTGGTCGCGGAGGCCCGTCACCACCATGGCCGGGCAGTGAATTTCTTCGGGTCTTGCCGCCCGCCCGAGGCAGTGCCAGTCGCCCCGATCGAGGGCGTCCGCGATTTGCCAGCGGACCAGCAGATCGCGGGTCGCCGGGCCGCTCATCGCCCTTCCGTCGGCCAGCCAGTCCTCCAGTGCAACAAACCGCTCCGCCGCTTTTCCGTCCTGCGGCATGGCGGCAAACGCCCGGAACTTGCGGGCCGCCTGCATCGGGTCGACAAGTGCAAACAGGTGCTGGAAGGTTGCAGCGGGCACCAGCCCGAACGCCGCTGTCAGCCCGTCGATGATCCGGTCGAGCTTTGCCGCTCCCATCTGCCGCGCCCCCAGCCGGATTTCCGCCGCCAGCCCGGTGCCACCGGCGAAGGACCAAGGTGCGCCGATTGTCACAAGTCCGGGCGCGCCCGGCATCGTCGCGGCCAGCGCTGCCACCAGCGACCCGCCCATGCAGTAACCCAAAAGCGGCGGACGCCGCCCGCTCCAGCCTTCGAGGAACATCCACGCCGGCAGCAGCCGTCCGGCGATATACTGGCCGAGATCCAGCCCCGCCTCCGCCCGCTCGGGTGCGCCCCAGTCCAGCAACACCGGCCGCAGTCCTTTGGCCGACAGTGCAGCAAGGAAACTGGCGTTTGGTGTCAGGTCGAGGATATCGGCCGAATTGATCAGCGAGGGCACAACCAGCACCACCGGCCCTGCGCCGCCATAGTCCAACAGCCGGGTGGATCCGGCTTGCCACAGCACGGGCCGTACCGTTTCCGGACGCTGGTAGGGGTGCTGCTGCCAGGCCCGGATGCCTTCCTCCGCTTGCCGAAGCCGCGCCAGTGCGGCCTCCGCCACGGCCAACGGCGCAGGTGCCTGCGACGGAGGCGTGATGTCGGGGTGCCACGGAAACGCCTCTTCCGCGGCCGCGGGCGCCCCGGCCACCGCCGCCTGATAGGATGTGATGGCTGCGCACAAATGAAAGATCAGTGGCGCAGGATGGCCGCGCCGATGGGGCTTGCCCGCAACTTCTGGCAGCCGCTCCACCATGTCCGTCACGGTCATTTGTGCTCCGCCGCCGGGCGGAACACCGGCCCCTTGGTACAGGCCAGCCGCTGGCTCTCTTCCCAAAGGTCGAGATAGGCCTCTGCCGTCTTCCGTTCCGCATCGCTGTCCGGCCGTCCGGCCGGGGCATCGCCGTCCTTGCTCATCTGTACCCCTCCGGCCCCGGCCCATAGCATGGCACCCATCGTTCGCGTACGCAAAATTGATGTTGCGGTGCCATAGAGTCCCGGCAATACTGCGCCCAATGGTCGCGTTGCAGGGAGGTAATTGCGGTATGGCTCGGGCGAAACAGGAAGAAGGTGACGAGATCGTCATCAAGAAATATGCCAACCGCCGTCTCTACAACACCAAGAAATCAAGTTACGTGACTCTCGAAGACCTCGCGCAGATGGTTCGCGATGGCGATGATTTCATCGTTCGCGATGCCAAGTCAGGCGAAGACATTACCCGCAGTGTCCTCACCCAGATCATCTTCGAGGAGGAAGCCAAGGGCCAGACGATGCTGCCCGCCAACTTCCTGCGCCAACTGATCCGCCTCTACGGCGATACGCTACAGGGCGTCGTGCCGGGCTATCTCGAGGCGTCGATGGAAAGCTTTTCCCGAAATCAGGAGCAGATCCGCGAACAGATGGCCCGCACCTTCGGTGCCGCACCGGCAATGAACAATCTGGAGGCGATGACACGCGCCAACATGGAAATCTACCAGAATGCGATCCGCATGTTCTCACCCTTCACCGCCACCGGAACGGGCCCCGGACCCGAAGGCGCGGAAAAGCCGGCGAAACCCGAGGAAAGCACCACGGAGCTCGACGAACTGAAGTCCCAGCTCACCAAGATGCAGGATCAGCTTTCCAGGCTCGTGAAGGATACCTGAGCCGCGCCGCAGCTCTCACCTGCACATACATAAAGCAACCTTTTCACTTGGATTCAGCACTGTACAGTAATTCTTGACAAATTAGATCAGGAAACCTAGAACCGGCCCGAAATAGCCACCCGACCCTCGTCAGGCAGCGAATCCACGCTTGCAAGATTGGAAGAGGGTTTCCCCGTGAAGTATGTAGCGTTTGCAGTGGCGGTTGGCTCCGCCGTAGGGCCGGTTTCAGGTCTGGCCCAAGAAGTCTATGACATTGACGACATCGTCGTTTCAGCTGGGGAAGCCAAGGTAGCGAGCGAGACGCCGCAATCCGTTTCCGTTGTCGATCAGGAGGAACTCGACGCCGCCCAGCCGACAACCATCGGCGATGCGCTGACGGACCTGCCGGGCGTAAAAGCCATCGGCTCCGATCGTGTTCTCGGCGAGGGCTTCAACATCCGCGGCTTCGGTTCGGACCTCGCGGGCGGCGAAAACCGCCTGATCGTCCAGGTAGACGGTGCGACCAAGTTCTTCCAGCAGTACCGCATGGGATCGCTCTTCACCGATCCGGAACTCTACAAACGGGTCGAGGTTTTGCGCGGCCCCGCCTCTTCCACCCTTTACGGCTCCGGCGCTCTCGCCGGCGTGGTGACGCTGGAGACGAAGGACGCATCCGACTTCCTGGAGGAAGGGGATAATTTCGCCGTACGGCAGAAACTCGAATACACCTCCAACGGCCAGGGCGGGCTCTCCAGCACCGTCCTCGCCTTCCGCCCGACCAGCAACTTCGAACTGCTTGGCGCACTTGTCTACCGTGCCAACGACGATTTCGAAGACGGCGATGGCGTCGAGGTTCCCGGCTCCGCCTTTCAGGCCCCGTCCGGTCTCGTCAAGGCCCGCCTCCGTTTCGGCGAAAGCAGCGAACACAGCGTCTTTGCGTCCTATCAGCACTGGACGACACAGGAGGACGGCGCCCGCTACGAACAGACGTCCACGGGCAGCGATGTCTTCGGCCTCATCGACCGCGAGGTGACTGACCAGACGGCGACCGTCGGCTACACCTACACGCCACTGGACAATCCGTGGATCGATTTCAGTGCCACCTACTCCTATTCCAACACCAAGAACGTGCAGGAAAACGCCACGGCGCTTATCCCCAGCGTTCTGTTCGAGGACAGCACCTACTACTACCGCACCCATCAGCTCAAACTGGAAAACACATCCAGCATCGCCTTCGCGGGCATGTCCGAAGGCTACCTGACCTTCGGGGCGCAGGTCAGCCAGCAGACACGCTTCGCAGAGGCCGAAAGCGGGGAAGTCGGCTTCCAGCCCGGTGGCAAGGACACCAAGATCGCAGGATACGTGCAGGGTGAATTCACCTTCGGCGACCGCTTCACCATCATTCCCGGTGTCCGCATCGAACATGCGACACTCGAACCCGACGACCTGAACAGCGTCTTCTCCGAAAGCGTTTCCAACACCGCCATCTCGCCCAAGCTGGCCGCGCTCTTCGAGGTGACGGATAACATCAACGTCTTCGGCTCCATCGCCTACACTGAGCGTCTGCCGGTGCTCGATGAACTCTACGATACCGGCAGCGGCTCGATCGCACTGGAACCGGAACAGTCGATCAACTACGAGCTCGGCGCATCCTTCACCGCCAATGACATGCTGCAACGCGGCGACGCGCTGACGGTAAAGGGCACGCTCTTCCACAACAACGTCGACAACCTCATCGACCGCGCCTCGACCGCAACGCCCTACGAGAACATCGGCGAGGCCCGGATTCAGGGCTTCGAACTCGAAGGCGCCTACCAGTCCGAACGGTTCTTCGGCAACCTTGCCTACACCATCATTCGTGGCGATGACCTGACAACCGACGAACCGATGACATCAATCCCCGCGGATGAAGTCGTTCTCGCCCTCGGCACCCGTCTTCCGGCCTACAACCTCGAATTCGGCTGGCAGGGCACCTTCGCGTGGGAGCAGGACCGCCTGCCTACCGGCGACGACCCCACCCCGGGCTACGGCATCAACGATGTCTATCTCGCCTGGCGGCCCGATACCGGCGTGCTGGCCGGGGCCGAAATGCGGTTCGGCGTCGATAACATCTTCGACAAGGCCTACCAGGAGCATCTCTCCGGCGATCCCGCCAAGGGCCGCACCTACAAGGTCACTCTTTCCAAGACCTTCTGACCCACGTCATAGCAGGAGAAGCCAATGCTGGATCACCCCGATGTCACCGCCCTCTATGACCGCTACCTTTCCCTGGCGGCTGACGGCGGCACCCCCCGCGCCCGCGATGCCGCCGAACAGCTCGGCGTCAGCGAGGCGGAACTGGTCGAAGCCAAGGGAACGGCGGGTCTCTCTCGCGCCCTCCGCCCGCACGAGGAACGGGGGTTCGCCCCGCTCCTCGAACAGATGCCGGAAATGGGCGAGGTCATGGTTCTCACCCGCAACCAGAGCTGCGTTCACGAACGCCACGGCACCTTTGGTAACGTCCGCATCGGTGAAAAGATGGGGCTGGTGCTGAACAAGTCCGTCGACCTGCGCATCTTCATCAACCATTGGGCCAGCGGTTTCGCGGTGGAGGAGGACGTCAAATCCGGCAAGCGCCTCTCACTCCAGTTCTTCGATCCGCAAGGCACGGCCATCCACAAGATCTACGCCACCGCCAAGACCGACCGCCCCGCCTTCGAGGCGCTGATCGAGGCATGGGTAGATCGCAACCCTCAGAAACTCGTCCCCCTGCCGCCGGAGCCGCCGAAGGCGGATCGGCCGGACAGCGAGATCGACGTGCCGGCCCTGCGCCGCGATTGGCAGGCGATGACCGACACCCACCAGTTCTTCGGCATGCTCCGCCGTCACAAGACAGGCCGCCTTCAGGCCCTGCGGCTGGCGGGCGACGATCTCTCCCATCGCGTCGCGGCCGATGCCGCTGCCCGCATGCTGGACATGGCCGCCGCCGATGCCGTACCGATCATGGTCTTTGTCGCCAACAAGGGCTGCATCCAGATCCATTCCGGCCCCGTCAGCACCATCAAGACAATGGGCCCGTGGCTCAACGTGCTGGACCCCGAGTTCAACCTCCACCTCCGCACCGACCACATCGCCGAGAGTCGCATCGTCCGCAAGCCGACGAAGGACGGCATCGTCACTTCGCTCGAACTCTTCGATAGCGAAGGCGGCGTCATCTGCACCTTCTTTGGCGAACGCCACGAAGGCGAGGGCGAATTGGCCGGTTGGCGCGATGTCCTCGCCCGGCTGGAACGGGAGGTCGCGGCATGAGGCTGGCACTGCTTTTCACCTGTCTCGCCTCCGCCGCTCTGGCACAACCCTACGAGCGGATCGTGACCGCAGGTGGTGACCTCACCGAGGTCGTCACCGCCCTCGGCGCCGCCGACAGCATCGTCGGCATCGACAGCACCTCCACCTATCCTGCCGAAATCACCGACCTTCCCGACATCGGCTACGTCCGCGCTCTCTCCGCCGAAGGTGTGCTCACGCTCCGGCCCGATCTTCTGATCGGCGCTTACGACACCGGCCCCGAGGCCGTCCTCGGCCAGTTGCAGGCTGCCGGTGTGCAGGTCGAAATCGCCCCCGGCGGCGAAGATGCACAGAGCGTCCCGGCCAAGATCCGCTTCGTCGGCGATCTGCTCGGCAAGTCCCGGGAGGCCACGGCCCTCATCGCGGCCTATGAGGCCGACATGGCCGAACTCGCCACCGCCCTTCAGGGCGTGGAGGACCGCCCCCGCGTGCTCTTCATCCTGTCGATGCAGAACGGCGCACCGCTTGTCGGCGGTGCCCTTACCGCCGCCGACAAGATCATCGCTCTTGCTGGCGGCGTGAATGTCGCCACAGGCTTCGACGGCTACAAACCCATGAACCGCGAAGCCATCCTCGCTGCCGCCCCCGATGTCATCCTGATGATGAACGGCCACGCCGACAGGCTCGGCGGTGTCGATGAAGTGCTGGCTCTTCCCGAAATCGCCCTGACCCCGGCCGGGCAGAACCGCCGTGCCATCACGATGGACGGCATGCTCCTGCTCGGCTTCGGCCCGCGCACCCCGCTGGCGGCGCGGGAACTTGCACGTGCGCTCCATCCCGAAGACGCCGCCGCGCTGGGTCAATGACGTGGCACTGGCCGAGAGAATAACCGACGGCCCCCGCATCGGCGCGAAGCCACTGCTCCTCTGTGGCCTGCTTGCCGCCGCGCTCGCAGCGGCCGTGGCGGAGCTTGTTCTCGGCCCCGTCGCCGTCCCGCTTGCCGAGCTTCAGGCGTGGCTGGCAGGTCGGGCAGATGCCGGAACTGCCGCCATCCTCGGCCAGATCCGCGCGCCACGGATGGTGCTGGCGCTCCTCGTCGGCACCGGCCTTGCGCTGGCCGGCACCACCCTTCAGGGCATCCTTCGCAACCCGCTGGCCGATCCCGGTCTCATCGGCGTCACCGCCGGGGCCTCGCTCGGTGCCGTGACCGTCATCGTTCTCGGCGGCGCGTTTTTCGCCGGAGTGCCGACGTTCCTGCGTCCCTACCTTCTGCCCTGCGGCGCCTTCCTTGGCGCCGCCACCGTCACCGGCTTCGTCTTCCTTGTCTCCCGGCGCGGCGGCCAGACCTCCGTCGCCACCCTCATCCTCGCCGGTGTCGCCATCAACGCGGTCTGTTTCGCCGGTGTAGGTGCCCTCACCTACATCTCGGACGACCAGCAGCTGCGCAATCTCACCTTCTGGCAAATGGGGTCGCTCGGCGGTGCCAGCTGGCCGGTCGTCCTCGTCACCGCTCCGGTTATCACCGTGTCCGCCTACCTTCTCCACCGCCTCGCCACGCCGCTTGACCTCTTCCAACTCGGCGAACGCGCGGCCTTCCATTCCGGCGTTGATACCGAACGTGTGAAGCTGAAGGCCGGGCTCCTTACTGCGCTTGCCGTCGGCTCCGCCACCGCCGCCGCCGGGCCGATCGGCTTTATCGGCCTCGTCGCCCCACACATGGCCCGGCTGGTCCTTGGCGCACAGCACCACTGGGTTCTGCCCGGCGCGGCCCTGCTGGGCACCGCCCTGCTTCTCGCCGCCGATCTCGTCGTCCGCCTCGCAGTACCCCCGGCGGAGCCGCCCATCGGCCTCGCCACTGCTCTCATTGGCGGCCCGTTCTTCCTCTGGCTGCTCCTCACGCGCCTGCGGGGGCTCACCCATGTATGAGGTCGCGGGCGTAACCCTGGGCCACGGTGGCCCCCCGGTCGTCTCCGGTCTCGACCTGACATTCGAATCCGGTGCGGTAACCGCGCTCTGCGGCCCCAACGGCGCGGGCAAATCGACTTTGCTCGCCGCGCTCGCCGGCGACCTTGCCCCACGCACCGGCGTAATCCGCCTCGCCGGCCATCCCGTCGCCGGCCACTCGCCCGCCGCCCTCGCCCGGATGCGCGCAGTGCTGGAGCAATCCCCCGGCCTCGCCGCCGACTTCGATGTCACCACTCTTGCCGGTCTGTCCGTACCGCGCGAAGTTCCGCCCGCCGCCGCCGCCCGGCTGGTGCGACAGGTGTTGGTGGATCTCAATCTCTCCGCTCTCGCCACAGCGTCCGTGCTCACGCTGTCCGGAGGGCAGCGCCATCGCGCACATCTTGCCCGCGCCATTGCCCAGCTTCGCGCAGGGCGCAGCCTCGGCGGCGGCAAGGCATTGCTGCTCGACGAACCCACCGCCAGCCTCGACATCACCCACCAGGTCACGGTGATGGAAGCGGCCCGTCAGGCCGCAGCCGAAGGCGCCGCCGTCATCGTCGTCCTGCACGATCTCAACCTTGCCGCAGCCTTCGCTGACCGCATCGTCATTTTGCACCAGGGCGGCGTCGCTGCCGATGGGCCCGCCGCCACCGCCCTGCGTTCGGAGACGCTTTCCCGCGTCTACCAGTCCGCCATCGACGTCACCCATCACACCGGCCGGACACTTGTCGTGCCCGTCTATGCCAGCCAACCAACCCTTCAGGAGGCACGCCAATGACCTATATCGCCATGAACCGTTTCCAGGTGCTGCCCGACCAGACCGAAGCTTTCGAACAGGTCTGGGCCAGCCGCGATTCCCAACTCGCGCAGGTTCCGGGGTTCGTTTCCTTTCGCCTGTTGCGCGGCCCGGCGGCGGACGATCACGTGCTCTATGCGTCTCACACCGTTTGGGAAAACGAACAGGTCTTCACCGACTGGACGAAGTCGGAGGCGTTCCGAAAGGCGCACGCAGGGGCAGGGCAGGGGCCGCGCCTCACCACCGGCCACCCCCGTTTCGAAGGCTTCGCCACCGTGCTGGAGGCATGAGATGGACCAGATCGGCTTCGACCCGTCCGCACTGACGGACCGCATGACAGGCCTGCTCGACAAGGGCGGAGCCACCATCTGGCTGATCGCCGGGCTGTCCGTGCTGACACTGGCGCTCATCCTCTGGAAGGCATGGCGGCTTTCCGTCCTCGGCGCGTGGTCGCGCAACCGTGCGGAAACCGCCGTGCAGGCATGGGTTGCGGGCAACCGCCGCGCCGCGCAGGAGCGACTGATCGGCCGTCGCGCCGCCCGCGCCCGCCTGTCCTCCGCCGCCATGAGCGCCGTCGAGAGTCTGCCGCCACCATCCGCGCGCGAGGAAACCACACGCGTCGCCAAGGGCATACTTGCCGAAGCCGGGCGCGGCCTGCGCGCTCTCGAACTCATTGCCACCATCGCACCGCTGCTCGGCCTGCTCGGCACCGTCCTCGGCATGATTGCCGCCTTCCAGACATTGCAGGAGGCCGGAAGCCGCGCCGATCCCTCTGCCCTCGCAGGCGGCATCTGGGAGGCCCTACTGACGACCGCCGCCGGCATGGCCGTCGCCATTCCCGCCTCCGCAGCGCTGACATGGTTCGAAAGCGTCATCGACACCCTGCGGCTGGATATGGAAGATGCCGCCACCCGCATCTTCACCCATGCCAACCCCGTCGATCTGAAACTCGCTGCCGAGTAGCGCCATGTTCGATCTCGCCGAACAGCGCCTCCGCCGCAGGCCCAGCCTGACGCCGATGATCGACGTCGTCTTTCTGCTGCTCGTATTCTTCATGCTCGCCGCCCGGTTCGGTCAGGATCACGCCATCACCCTCGGTGCCGGCGGCGGGGCAGGGGATTACACCGGCCCGCCGCGTCTGATCGAGGCGACCGCCGACGGCGTGCTGCTCAACGGCATCGCCATGCCGGAAACCGCGCTCGCCAGCGCGCTGGCGCCGCTGATGCAGGCGCCCTCGGATGTACTCGTTCTCCGCAGTCGCGACGGCGCCACCACCCAGCGCGTGGTCGATATCCTGATGTTGCTGGACGACGCCGGCTTCACCGCCGTCGCGCTGGTCGAATGATGGACTTCGCCCAACCTCCCCGCCGCCCGCGCGCCGAGAGCATCGTGCCGATGATCAACGTCGTGTTCCTGCTGCTCATCTTCTTTCTGATGACCGCCCGGATCGCTCCGCCGGAACCGTTCGAGGTCTCGCCGCCGGAAACCCGTGCAGCCGAAGCCGCCGACGGCACCCTCATCCTGTATGTCGGCGCCGACGGGCAGGTGGGCTATAGTTCCCTCACCGGCGAACCTGCGCTGGAGGCCCTGATCGAGGAAACCGCCGAAGGCCCGCTGATCCTCCGCGCCGATGCCGCCCTGCCGGGGCCGGAACTGGCCCGCCTTCTCGCCCGCCTTCGCTCTGCAGGTATTGGCCACATTGATCTCCTTGTACAGGCGGGCGGCTGATGCGCCTGCTCGAGTCGGCCCTGTTTCTCGGACTTGCCGCGATGCTCCACATCGCCGTACTCGGCTTCG of the Algicella marina genome contains:
- a CDS encoding hemin-degrading factor; protein product: MLDHPDVTALYDRYLSLAADGGTPRARDAAEQLGVSEAELVEAKGTAGLSRALRPHEERGFAPLLEQMPEMGEVMVLTRNQSCVHERHGTFGNVRIGEKMGLVLNKSVDLRIFINHWASGFAVEEDVKSGKRLSLQFFDPQGTAIHKIYATAKTDRPAFEALIEAWVDRNPQKLVPLPPEPPKADRPDSEIDVPALRRDWQAMTDTHQFFGMLRRHKTGRLQALRLAGDDLSHRVAADAAARMLDMAAADAVPIMVFVANKGCIQIHSGPVSTIKTMGPWLNVLDPEFNLHLRTDHIAESRIVRKPTKDGIVTSLELFDSEGGVICTFFGERHEGEGELAGWRDVLARLEREVAA
- a CDS encoding heme/hemin ABC transporter substrate-binding protein; protein product: MRLALLFTCLASAALAQPYERIVTAGGDLTEVVTALGAADSIVGIDSTSTYPAEITDLPDIGYVRALSAEGVLTLRPDLLIGAYDTGPEAVLGQLQAAGVQVEIAPGGEDAQSVPAKIRFVGDLLGKSREATALIAAYEADMAELATALQGVEDRPRVLFILSMQNGAPLVGGALTAADKIIALAGGVNVATGFDGYKPMNREAILAAAPDVILMMNGHADRLGGVDEVLALPEIALTPAGQNRRAITMDGMLLLGFGPRTPLAARELARALHPEDAAALGQ
- a CDS encoding FecCD family ABC transporter permease produces the protein MRSIPKTPPRWVNDVALAERITDGPRIGAKPLLLCGLLAAALAAAVAELVLGPVAVPLAELQAWLAGRADAGTAAILGQIRAPRMVLALLVGTGLALAGTTLQGILRNPLADPGLIGVTAGASLGAVTVIVLGGAFFAGVPTFLRPYLLPCGAFLGAATVTGFVFLVSRRGGQTSVATLILAGVAINAVCFAGVGALTYISDDQQLRNLTFWQMGSLGGASWPVVLVTAPVITVSAYLLHRLATPLDLFQLGERAAFHSGVDTERVKLKAGLLTALAVGSATAAAGPIGFIGLVAPHMARLVLGAQHHWVLPGAALLGTALLLAADLVVRLAVPPAEPPIGLATALIGGPFFLWLLLTRLRGLTHV
- a CDS encoding ATP-binding cassette domain-containing protein, yielding MYEVAGVTLGHGGPPVVSGLDLTFESGAVTALCGPNGAGKSTLLAALAGDLAPRTGVIRLAGHPVAGHSPAALARMRAVLEQSPGLAADFDVTTLAGLSVPREVPPAAAARLVRQVLVDLNLSALATASVLTLSGGQRHRAHLARAIAQLRAGRSLGGGKALLLDEPTASLDITHQVTVMEAARQAAAEGAAVIVVLHDLNLAAAFADRIVILHQGGVAADGPAATALRSETLSRVYQSAIDVTHHTGRTLVVPVYASQPTLQEARQ
- a CDS encoding antibiotic biosynthesis monooxygenase family protein, yielding MTYIAMNRFQVLPDQTEAFEQVWASRDSQLAQVPGFVSFRLLRGPAADDHVLYASHTVWENEQVFTDWTKSEAFRKAHAGAGQGPRLTTGHPRFEGFATVLEA
- a CDS encoding MotA/TolQ/ExbB proton channel family protein, translated to MDQIGFDPSALTDRMTGLLDKGGATIWLIAGLSVLTLALILWKAWRLSVLGAWSRNRAETAVQAWVAGNRRAAQERLIGRRAARARLSSAAMSAVESLPPPSAREETTRVAKGILAEAGRGLRALELIATIAPLLGLLGTVLGMIAAFQTLQEAGSRADPSALAGGIWEALLTTAAGMAVAIPASAALTWFESVIDTLRLDMEDAATRIFTHANPVDLKLAAE
- a CDS encoding ExbD/TolR family protein, whose product is MFDLAEQRLRRRPSLTPMIDVVFLLLVFFMLAARFGQDHAITLGAGGGAGDYTGPPRLIEATADGVLLNGIAMPETALASALAPLMQAPSDVLVLRSRDGATTQRVVDILMLLDDAGFTAVALVE
- a CDS encoding ExbD/TolR family protein, with the protein product MMDFAQPPRRPRAESIVPMINVVFLLLIFFLMTARIAPPEPFEVSPPETRAAEAADGTLILYVGADGQVGYSSLTGEPALEALIEETAEGPLILRADAALPGPELARLLARLRSAGIGHIDLLVQAGG